A genomic stretch from Thermomonospora umbrina includes:
- a CDS encoding DUF2243 domain-containing protein produces the protein MAAATDRIGVNAGPAGLRLPGIMLGVGLGGFVDGILLHQLLQWHHMLTGTDTDRIGVKYYNPRTVSGLEMNTVWDGLFHVVCWLAVLIGLAVLSSRVTHRRRRVWTSRVLWGWVLVGWGLFNLVEGVIDHQVLGIHHVHGGPHQTWWDIGFLLLGAVLMAVGWLVQRTGTPFEPESDGAARPRSA, from the coding sequence ATGGCCGCCGCCACCGACCGGATCGGCGTCAACGCCGGGCCCGCCGGTCTGCGGTTGCCGGGGATCATGCTGGGGGTCGGCCTCGGCGGCTTCGTCGACGGGATCCTGCTGCACCAGCTCCTGCAGTGGCATCACATGCTCACCGGCACCGACACCGACCGGATCGGGGTGAAGTACTACAACCCGCGCACCGTCTCCGGGCTGGAGATGAACACGGTATGGGACGGCCTGTTCCACGTGGTGTGCTGGCTGGCGGTGCTGATCGGGCTGGCCGTCTTGTCCTCGCGGGTGACCCACCGGCGCCGCCGGGTGTGGACCTCCCGGGTGCTGTGGGGATGGGTCCTGGTCGGCTGGGGGCTGTTCAACCTCGTCGAAGGCGTCATCGACCACCAGGTTCTCGGTATCCACCACGTGCACGGCGGCCCGCACCAGACCTGGTGGGACATCGGCTTCCTCCTGCTGGGCGCGGTGCTCATGGCCGTCGGATGGCTGGTGCAGCGCACCGGGACCCCGTTCGAACCCGAGTCCGATGGCGCCGCCCGGCCACGGAGCGCCTGA
- a CDS encoding aldo/keto reductase, whose product MRNRTVAGAPVGAVGLGCMGMSWAYSESERDDDGSVALVREAVDLGVTFLDTADVYGAGHNEELVGRALRGIRDRVVLATKVGLIADPATRQMTQDAAPAHVREGVEASLRRLGVDVIDLYYLHRVDPKVPLAETWGAMAALVDEGKVRRLGLSEVTVAQAEEAHAIQPVSAIQSELSLWTRDPLGVPGGGAGGLPGRAGGEGPGDVVGWCAAHDAAFVPFSPLGRGFLTGTVTSADFESTDFRGGNPRFQEEALKQNLRIVDVVRRVADRRDATAAQVAIAWVLAQGEHVIPIPGTKKSRYLRENAGAADLDLTAEDLAELNAVPAPVGGRY is encoded by the coding sequence ATGAGGAACAGGACGGTCGCGGGCGCCCCGGTGGGCGCCGTCGGTCTGGGCTGCATGGGGATGAGCTGGGCGTACAGCGAGTCCGAACGGGACGACGACGGCTCGGTGGCGCTGGTCCGCGAGGCCGTGGACCTGGGTGTCACGTTCCTGGACACCGCCGACGTCTACGGCGCCGGGCACAACGAGGAACTGGTCGGCCGGGCCCTCCGGGGGATCCGCGACCGGGTCGTTCTGGCCACCAAGGTGGGGCTGATCGCCGACCCCGCCACCCGGCAGATGACCCAGGACGCCGCACCCGCGCACGTCCGCGAGGGTGTCGAGGCCAGTCTCCGCAGACTCGGCGTGGACGTCATCGACCTGTACTACCTGCACCGCGTCGACCCGAAGGTGCCGCTGGCCGAGACCTGGGGCGCGATGGCCGCGCTGGTCGACGAGGGCAAGGTCCGCCGCCTCGGGCTGTCGGAGGTCACGGTGGCGCAGGCGGAGGAGGCCCACGCGATCCAGCCGGTCTCGGCGATCCAGTCGGAGCTGTCCCTGTGGACCCGCGACCCGCTGGGCGTGCCGGGCGGCGGCGCCGGCGGCCTGCCCGGCCGGGCAGGCGGCGAGGGGCCGGGCGACGTGGTGGGCTGGTGCGCCGCGCACGACGCCGCGTTCGTGCCGTTCTCCCCGCTCGGACGGGGCTTCCTCACCGGGACGGTCACGTCCGCCGACTTCGAGAGCACCGACTTCCGGGGCGGCAACCCCCGCTTCCAGGAAGAGGCCCTCAAACAGAATCTCCGGATCGTGGACGTGGTCCGCAGGGTCGCGGACCGGCGCGACGCCACCGCCGCCCAGGTCGCCATCGCGTGGGTGCTGGCCCAGGGCGAGCACGTGATCCCCATCCCCGGCACCAAGAAGTCCCGGTACCTGCGCGAAAACGCGGGCGCGGCGGACCTGGACCTGACCGCCGAGGACCTGGCGGAGCTGAACGCGGTGCCCGCCCCCGTCGGGGGCCGTTACTGA
- the hrpA gene encoding ATP-dependent RNA helicase HrpA, which translates to MRSPLAELRQRLPELMLRDQHRLRRRIDAARGLRDRDRLAEVVARLAADVDRAQARVASRRAAVPTVSYPAELPVSQRKDDIAAAIRDHQVVIVAGETGSGKTTQIPKICLELGRGVLGTIGHTQPRRLAARTVADRIAEEIGTPLGETVGFKVRFTDTSGDDTLVKLMTDGILLAEVQTDRLLRQYDTLIIDEAHERSLNIDFLLGYLKEILPRRPDLKVIITSATIDPERFSRHFDDAPIVEVSGRTYPVEVRYRPIVDPEDPDADPDRDQVQAIMDAVDELALEARGDVLVFLSGEREIRDTADALTKRGLRDTEILPLYARLSAAEQHRVFQRHRGRRIVLATNVAETSLTVPGIKYVIDPGTARISRYSHRLKVQRLPIEAISQASANQRKGRCGRVSEGICIRLYSEEDFLSRPEFTDPEILRTNLASVILQMTSLGLGDIAAFPFVEPPDRRNIKDGVDLLHELGAFDPAEKDPRKRMTPLGRKLAQLPVDPRLARMVLEADDHGCVREVLVIASALSIQDPRERPADKQQAADERHRRFADPTSDFLAYLNLWNHLRDKQKELSGGQFRRMCKSEFLHYLRVREWQDLHGQLKQVARGLGVTVNTADAPPENVHRALLAGLLSHVGLMDPEKREYLGARGARFALFPGSGLFKKPPRWVMSAELVETSRLWARVNARIEPEWIEPLAQHLVKRTYSEPHWSKKQGAAMAYERVTLYGVPIVTQRRVQYGRIDPELARELFIRHALVGGEWETHHRFFHQNRALLEEVEDLEHRARRRDILVDDETLFDFYDERLPADAISVRHFDVWWKQARRDTPDLLNFERRMLINAGADEVREDDYPDAWRQGPLKLALTYRFEPGADAAGTDGVTVHVPLQVLNQVGPDGFDWQVPGLRTELVTELIRSLPKQLRVNFVPAPDVARRVLQRVSPRGEPLLDALERELRAMTGVTVARESWDPSRLPGHLKMTFRVVDDRDRTVAEGKDLDELKRRLKGEMRGTLSTVAQKDGVERAGLRTWDVGTLPQTFQRSRAGYEVKAYPALTDEGDTVAVRMYETPAEQRHAMWRGTRRLVLLNAPSPVKFLQGRLTNQGKLALSHSPHGSVAALFDDCVTAAADKLIAEAGGPAWDEEGFTKLYDHVRSDLADTAAAVVTHVERILKTSHDLDRRLRGTGSLTLVPSLTDLRAQLDDLVSPGFVTATGWRRLPDLLRYLRAMEARLDKLPENPNRDRLLMQQVERMRQEYLALLHRLPPARRDEDAVRQVRWMIEELRVSLFAQRLGTRYPVSDKRILKAIAQITA; encoded by the coding sequence GTGAGATCGCCGCTGGCGGAACTGCGGCAGCGACTGCCCGAGCTGATGCTCCGCGACCAGCACCGCCTGCGCCGCCGCATCGACGCGGCGCGCGGTCTGCGCGACCGGGACCGGCTCGCCGAGGTCGTCGCGCGGCTCGCCGCGGACGTCGACCGGGCGCAGGCGCGGGTGGCGAGCCGCCGGGCGGCGGTGCCGACGGTGTCGTACCCCGCCGAGCTGCCGGTCAGCCAGAGGAAGGACGACATCGCCGCCGCGATCCGCGACCACCAGGTCGTGATCGTCGCGGGCGAGACCGGCTCCGGCAAGACGACCCAGATCCCCAAGATCTGCCTCGAGCTGGGCCGCGGGGTGCTCGGCACCATCGGGCACACCCAGCCGCGCCGGCTGGCCGCCCGCACCGTGGCCGACCGCATCGCCGAGGAGATCGGCACCCCGCTCGGCGAGACCGTCGGCTTCAAGGTGCGCTTCACCGACACCTCGGGCGACGACACGCTGGTCAAGCTGATGACCGACGGCATCCTGCTGGCCGAGGTCCAGACCGACCGGCTGCTGCGCCAGTACGACACGCTGATCATCGACGAGGCGCACGAGCGCAGCCTGAACATCGATTTCCTGCTCGGCTACCTCAAGGAGATCCTGCCCCGCCGGCCCGACCTCAAGGTGATCATCACCTCGGCGACCATCGACCCGGAGCGGTTCTCCCGGCACTTCGACGACGCCCCCATCGTGGAGGTCTCCGGCCGCACGTACCCGGTGGAGGTGCGCTATCGGCCGATCGTCGACCCCGAGGACCCGGACGCCGACCCCGACCGCGACCAGGTGCAGGCCATCATGGACGCGGTCGACGAGCTGGCGCTGGAGGCACGCGGCGACGTCCTGGTGTTCCTGTCCGGCGAGCGGGAGATCCGCGACACCGCCGACGCTCTGACCAAGCGCGGTCTGCGCGACACCGAGATCTTGCCCCTGTACGCGCGGTTGTCGGCCGCCGAGCAGCACCGGGTGTTCCAGCGGCACCGGGGCCGCCGCATCGTGCTGGCCACCAACGTCGCGGAGACCTCGCTGACGGTGCCGGGCATCAAGTACGTCATCGACCCGGGCACCGCGCGGATCTCCCGCTACAGCCATCGCCTCAAGGTGCAGCGGCTGCCGATCGAGGCGATCTCGCAGGCGTCCGCCAACCAGCGCAAGGGCCGCTGCGGCCGGGTGTCGGAGGGCATCTGCATCCGGCTGTACTCCGAGGAGGACTTCCTGTCCCGCCCGGAGTTCACCGACCCGGAGATCCTGCGCACCAACCTGGCCTCGGTCATCCTGCAGATGACCAGTCTCGGGCTGGGCGACATCGCCGCGTTCCCGTTCGTGGAGCCGCCGGACCGCCGCAACATCAAGGACGGTGTCGACCTGCTGCACGAGCTGGGCGCGTTCGATCCGGCGGAGAAGGACCCGCGCAAGCGGATGACCCCGTTGGGCCGCAAGCTCGCCCAGCTCCCGGTGGACCCGCGGTTGGCCCGGATGGTGCTGGAGGCCGACGACCACGGCTGCGTCCGCGAGGTGCTCGTCATCGCCTCCGCCCTGTCGATCCAGGACCCGCGCGAGCGGCCCGCCGACAAGCAGCAGGCCGCCGACGAGAGGCACCGCAGGTTCGCCGACCCGACCTCCGACTTCCTCGCCTACCTCAACCTGTGGAACCACCTGCGCGACAAGCAGAAGGAGCTGTCGGGCGGCCAGTTCCGCCGGATGTGCAAGAGCGAGTTCCTGCACTACCTGCGGGTCCGCGAATGGCAGGACCTGCACGGGCAGCTCAAGCAGGTCGCCCGGGGCCTGGGCGTCACCGTCAACACCGCCGACGCGCCCCCCGAGAACGTCCATCGGGCGCTGCTGGCCGGGCTGCTGTCGCACGTCGGGCTGATGGACCCGGAGAAGCGCGAGTACCTGGGGGCCCGCGGCGCGCGGTTCGCGCTCTTCCCCGGGTCGGGCCTGTTCAAGAAGCCGCCGCGCTGGGTGATGTCGGCCGAGTTGGTCGAGACGTCCCGGCTCTGGGCGCGCGTCAACGCCAGGATCGAGCCGGAGTGGATCGAGCCGCTCGCCCAGCACCTGGTCAAACGTACCTACAGTGAGCCCCACTGGTCCAAGAAGCAGGGCGCGGCGATGGCGTACGAGCGGGTCACGCTCTACGGCGTGCCGATCGTGACCCAGCGGCGCGTCCAGTACGGGCGCATCGATCCCGAACTGGCCCGGGAGCTGTTCATCCGGCACGCCCTCGTCGGCGGCGAGTGGGAGACCCACCACCGGTTCTTCCACCAGAACCGGGCGCTGCTGGAGGAGGTCGAGGACCTGGAGCACCGCGCCCGGCGGCGCGACATTCTCGTCGACGACGAGACCCTGTTCGACTTCTACGACGAACGGCTGCCCGCCGACGCGATCTCGGTCCGGCACTTCGACGTCTGGTGGAAGCAGGCCCGCCGGGACACCCCCGACCTGCTGAACTTCGAGCGCCGGATGCTGATCAACGCCGGAGCCGACGAGGTGCGCGAGGACGACTATCCGGACGCCTGGCGGCAGGGGCCGCTGAAACTGGCGCTGACCTATCGGTTCGAGCCGGGCGCCGACGCCGCGGGCACCGACGGCGTGACCGTGCACGTCCCGTTGCAGGTCCTCAACCAGGTGGGCCCGGACGGCTTCGACTGGCAGGTGCCCGGGTTGCGGACCGAGCTGGTCACCGAGCTGATCCGGTCGCTGCCCAAGCAACTGCGCGTCAACTTCGTTCCCGCCCCCGACGTGGCCCGCCGCGTGCTGCAGCGGGTGTCGCCGCGCGGCGAGCCGCTGTTGGACGCCCTGGAACGCGAGCTGCGCGCCATGACCGGCGTCACCGTGGCCCGGGAGAGCTGGGACCCCTCGCGCCTTCCCGGCCATCTGAAGATGACCTTCCGCGTCGTGGACGACCGCGACCGCACGGTCGCCGAGGGCAAGGACCTCGACGAGCTCAAGCGCAGGCTCAAGGGCGAGATGCGGGGCACGCTGTCCACGGTCGCGCAGAAGGACGGCGTCGAGCGCGCCGGGCTGCGCACCTGGGACGTGGGGACGCTCCCGCAGACGTTCCAGCGCAGCCGGGCGGGCTACGAGGTCAAGGCGTACCCGGCGCTGACCGACGAGGGCGACACGGTCGCCGTCCGCATGTACGAGACCCCGGCGGAGCAGCGGCACGCCATGTGGCGGGGCACTCGGCGGCTGGTGCTGCTGAACGCGCCGTCGCCGGTCAAGTTCCTGCAGGGGCGGCTGACCAACCAGGGCAAGCTCGCCCTGAGCCACAGTCCGCACGGCTCCGTCGCGGCGCTGTTCGACGACTGCGTCACCGCCGCCGCCGACAAGCTGATCGCCGAGGCCGGCGGTCCCGCGTGGGACGAGGAGGGCTTCACCAAGCTGTACGACCACGTGCGCTCCGACCTGGCCGACACGGCCGCCGCCGTGGTGACCCACGTCGAGCGGATCCTGAAGACCTCCCACGACCTCGACCGGAGGCTGCGCGGCACCGGCAGCCTCACGCTGGTCCCGTCCCTGACCGATCTGCGCGCCCAGCTCGACGACCTCGTCTCGCCCGGCTTCGTCACGGCGACCGGCTGGCGGCGCCTGCCCGACCTGCTGCGCTACCTGCGGGCCATGGAGGCCCGTCTGGACAAGCTGCCGGAGAACCCCAACCGGGACCGGCTGCTGATGCAGCAGGTGGAGCGGATGCGGCAGGAGTACCTGGCGCTGCTGCACCGGCTGCCGCCCGCCCGGCGCGACGAGGACGCGGTGCGCCAGGTCCGCTGGATGATCGAGGAGTTGCGGGTCAGCCTGTTCGCGCAGCGTCTGGGCACCCGCTACCCGGTGTCCGACAAGCGGATCCTCAAGGCCATCGCGCAGATCACCGCCTGA
- a CDS encoding cytochrome c oxidase assembly protein: protein MRDHPMPAHNGAGWATVLAVTGVVVLAVAYLVLRHRGTGRTARPGDRWRTAMFLAGCALTAAALLPPIAPFAHEDFRGHMLQHMLLGMYAPLALVLGAPITVLLRALSAPQARKLTGLLSSRPMGVPAHPITALALGTGGLAVLYFTPLYDATTTRPALHWLMHAHFVLSGCLFAWVIAGPDPAPSRPGVKARLLVLGAAIALHAVIAQLMYGGFLIDVHAPIAQVRGAAEIMYYGGDIAELLLAAALVATWRPARRTLPLRPRPQHAPGATAR from the coding sequence ATGCGCGATCACCCGATGCCCGCGCACAACGGTGCGGGATGGGCCACCGTGCTGGCGGTGACCGGCGTGGTCGTTCTCGCGGTCGCCTACCTGGTGCTGAGACACCGCGGAACCGGTCGGACGGCCCGCCCCGGGGACCGGTGGCGCACGGCGATGTTCCTGGCCGGATGCGCCCTGACGGCGGCGGCGCTGCTGCCGCCGATCGCGCCGTTCGCGCACGAGGACTTCCGCGGTCACATGCTCCAGCACATGCTGCTGGGAATGTACGCGCCGCTGGCGCTGGTCCTGGGCGCCCCGATCACCGTGCTCCTGCGCGCACTCTCGGCCCCGCAGGCCCGGAAGCTGACCGGCCTCCTGAGCAGCAGGCCGATGGGGGTGCCGGCTCACCCGATCACCGCGCTGGCGCTCGGCACCGGGGGCCTGGCCGTGCTCTACTTCACCCCGCTGTACGACGCCACGACCACCCGACCGGCCCTGCACTGGCTGATGCACGCGCACTTCGTGCTCTCGGGATGCCTGTTCGCCTGGGTCATCGCCGGACCCGACCCCGCACCATCACGACCCGGCGTCAAAGCGCGGCTGCTCGTCCTCGGCGCGGCCATCGCCTTGCACGCCGTCATCGCCCAACTGATGTACGGCGGGTTCCTCATCGACGTACACGCGCCCATCGCCCAGGTCCGCGGCGCCGCGGAGATCATGTACTACGGCGGCGACATCGCCGAACTCCTGCTCGCCGCCGCCCTCGTCGCCACTTGGCGTCCCGCCCGCCGCACCCTCCCCCTTCGGCCGCGCCCACAGCACGCCCCCGGTGCCACGGCCCGATGA
- a CDS encoding ester cyclase — MQTTPAGPSAPHDLRARREAVVREHLDAENDLEFDRALHTFDHPRYELIATGQVFDGPEEVMEYYRSTRSAFPDQRNENVVLRHAEDAVIVEFDLRGTHRGAYLGFEPTGREFTCRMAAVFEFEGDRMVCERVYFDLATIASQLGLLGQVARLAEQMPG; from the coding sequence ATGCAGACCACACCCGCGGGGCCGTCCGCCCCGCACGACCTGCGCGCGCGGCGAGAGGCCGTCGTCCGCGAGCATCTCGACGCGGAGAACGACCTGGAGTTCGACCGGGCGCTGCACACGTTCGACCATCCCCGCTATGAGCTGATCGCCACGGGTCAGGTCTTCGACGGGCCGGAGGAGGTGATGGAGTACTACCGCAGCACCCGGTCGGCCTTCCCCGACCAGCGCAACGAGAACGTGGTGCTGCGGCACGCCGAGGACGCGGTGATCGTCGAGTTCGACCTGCGCGGCACCCACCGGGGCGCCTACCTGGGCTTCGAGCCGACCGGACGGGAGTTCACCTGCCGGATGGCGGCGGTGTTCGAGTTCGAGGGCGACCGGATGGTCTGCGAACGGGTCTACTTCGATCTGGCCACCATCGCCTCCCAGTTGGGCCTGCTCGGCCAGGTGGCCCGATTGGCGGAGCAGATGCCCGGTTAG
- a CDS encoding ABC transporter permease subunit → MLIRMSVFMIAATLAAVAGMVDASRLNSVSPDAGAGNALLYAVGAAVIGGKGRARDAVPADRSSR, encoded by the coding sequence GTGCTGATCCGGATGTCGGTGTTCATGATCGCCGCCACCCTGGCGGCGGTCGCCGGGATGGTGGACGCCTCCCGCCTCAACTCCGTCAGCCCGGACGCCGGCGCCGGAAACGCGCTCCTGTACGCGGTGGGCGCCGCCGTCATCGGCGGCAAGGGCCGGGCCCGTGACGCGGTGCCGGCGGACCGGTCGTCTCGGTGA
- a CDS encoding ATP-binding cassette domain-containing protein gives MSVTPVLDLRGVDESLGPVQVLHDVALSAYAGEVTALVGDNGAGRSTPVKCLGGILPRDSGHHLFEGRPVRVGSPREAAALGIEIVHQDVGLRENLDVVQDMVPGRERRGGPVLDEAEMQEPAARALTGPSVRTITSVRQPVGDLWGGQRQSVAIARAMLWGGKVVVLGEPTAALGVAQTRRVPEVVRRPADKGRAVVLISHDMNDVFADRICAPFLGRAVARVRASDVTHAQVVEPITSGRGGAEPRGDGVRRVNGSGPG, from the coding sequence ATGTCCGTGACACCGGTTCTCGACCTGCGCGGTGTCGACGAGAGCCTCGGCCCCGTCCAGGTCCTGCACGACGTCGCCCTGTCGGCCTACGCGGGCGAGGTCACCGCGCTGGTGGGCGATAACGGGGCCGGCAGGTCCACGCCGGTCAAGTGCCTGGGCGGGATCCTGCCGAGGGACTCCGGCCACCACCTGTTCGAGGGCCGCCCGGTGCGGGTGGGCAGCCCCCGCGAGGCCGCCGCCCTCGGCATCGAGATCGTTCACCAGGACGTGGGGCTGCGCGAGAACCTCGACGTCGTCCAAGACATGGTCCCGGGCCGCGAGCGGCGCGGCGGGCCGGTGCTGGACGAGGCGGAGATGCAGGAGCCGGCCGCCCGGGCCCTCACCGGGCCCTCGGTGCGGACCATCACGTCGGTGCGGCAGCCGGTGGGCGACCTGTGGGGCGGGCAGCGGCAGAGCGTGGCGATCGCCCGGGCCATGCTGTGGGGCGGCAAGGTCGTGGTGCTGGGCGAGCCGACCGCCGCGCTGGGCGTCGCCCAGACCCGGCGGGTGCCGGAGGTGGTGCGGCGGCCGGCCGACAAGGGCCGCGCGGTGGTGCTGATCTCGCACGACATGAACGACGTGTTCGCCGACCGGATCTGCGCGCCGTTCCTGGGCCGTGCCGTCGCCCGGGTCCGCGCCTCGGACGTGACGCACGCCCAGGTGGTGGAGCCGATCACCTCCGGGCGCGGGGGCGCGGAGCCGCGGGGCGACGGCGTCCGCCGGGTCAACGGGTCCGGGCCGGGATGA
- a CDS encoding nitronate monooxygenase, with the protein MRHPIVQAPMAGGGSGPALVAAVAGAGGLGFLAGGYKSAAGLRAEIERTRRRTAEFGVNLFVPPGPGAGVDPAAIEEYRERLVPEAGRLGADLGEPSGGDDDWDAKVADLLADPVPVVSFTFGRPDREVVEAFRERGSLVVVTVTTPEEARAVPAADALCLQGSEAGGHRGSFANADPPAHGVRRLLAAVREVTDLPLIAAGGLASREDVADVLAAGAVAAQLGTAFLRTPESGAHPVHKAALADPRFTATTMTRAFSGRPARGLVNRFIVEHGPYAPAAYPQVHNMTTPLRRAAAEHGDPDAMALWAGEGFRSAADRPAAEVVEGLLPSGQ; encoded by the coding sequence ATGCGGCATCCGATCGTCCAGGCGCCGATGGCCGGCGGGGGCTCGGGACCGGCCCTCGTCGCGGCGGTGGCCGGGGCGGGCGGTCTCGGCTTCCTCGCCGGGGGCTACAAGAGCGCCGCCGGGCTGCGCGCGGAGATCGAGCGGACGCGTCGGCGGACGGCGGAGTTCGGCGTCAACCTGTTCGTGCCGCCCGGTCCCGGGGCCGGGGTCGATCCGGCGGCGATCGAGGAGTACCGGGAACGACTCGTCCCGGAGGCCGGACGGCTCGGGGCCGACCTGGGCGAGCCGTCCGGCGGAGACGACGACTGGGACGCCAAGGTCGCCGACCTGCTGGCCGATCCGGTGCCCGTGGTGAGCTTCACCTTCGGCCGTCCCGACCGCGAGGTGGTCGAGGCGTTCCGGGAGCGGGGCTCGCTGGTCGTCGTGACGGTGACGACGCCCGAGGAGGCGCGGGCGGTGCCGGCCGCCGACGCCCTGTGCCTGCAGGGCTCGGAGGCGGGCGGGCATCGGGGTTCGTTCGCGAACGCCGACCCGCCCGCCCACGGGGTCCGGCGACTGCTCGCCGCCGTGCGGGAGGTCACCGACCTTCCGCTGATCGCCGCCGGGGGTCTGGCCTCCCGCGAGGACGTGGCCGACGTGCTCGCGGCCGGCGCGGTCGCCGCGCAGCTCGGGACGGCGTTCCTGCGGACGCCCGAGAGCGGGGCGCATCCGGTGCACAAGGCGGCGCTCGCCGACCCCCGGTTCACCGCCACGACGATGACCCGCGCCTTCAGCGGCCGTCCGGCCCGCGGGCTGGTCAACCGGTTCATCGTCGAGCACGGCCCGTACGCCCCGGCGGCGTACCCGCAGGTCCACAACATGACGACGCCGCTGCGGCGCGCCGCCGCCGAGCACGGCGACCCCGACGCGATGGCGCTGTGGGCCGGCGAGGGCTTCCGGTCGGCCGCCGACCGGCCCGCCGCCGAGGTCGTCGAAGGGCTGCTGCCCTCCGGTCAGTAA
- a CDS encoding ROK family protein, with translation MRAAPSQEEVRRDNLGTLLRHIHLRGPASRAALAEGMGLNRSTIMALTGDLTAAGVVREELPRGTGRPSLMVSPESTRVYVLAFDIGVDRLVAARVGLGGVILDRREAERPRDSFDPDALVGALAGFTRQLVRKAGRDAVCVGAGAAFSGTVRRADGTIRYGPDLGAKDVSLGDALSRRLALGLTVAIGNDANLGALAEHQRGVGVGCPDLIYLHGDVGVGGGIIVGGRLLEGADGYGGEVGHMVVNPSGRRCGCGSLGCLEAEVGEHALLERAGRGGAGRVGRDAVRAVVDAADRGDAAARDALHRTGEWLGLGVANLVNIFNPGMVIFGGTLRDIYPASAAQVRSRLATSTPAAPRERVRLRTAELGDDTTLVGAAELAFGEVLADPLQVLARLRTAVPDPSGTTA, from the coding sequence ATGCGCGCCGCACCGTCGCAGGAAGAGGTCCGCCGGGACAACCTGGGCACCCTGCTGCGCCACATCCACCTGAGGGGACCGGCCTCGCGGGCCGCCCTCGCCGAGGGCATGGGGCTGAACCGCAGCACGATCATGGCCCTGACCGGCGACCTCACCGCGGCCGGCGTCGTGCGCGAGGAGCTGCCGCGCGGCACCGGTCGCCCCTCGCTGATGGTGTCCCCCGAGTCGACCCGGGTGTACGTGCTGGCGTTCGACATCGGGGTCGACCGGCTGGTGGCGGCCCGGGTCGGGCTGGGCGGGGTGATCCTGGACCGGCGTGAGGCGGAACGGCCCCGGGACTCGTTCGACCCGGACGCGTTGGTCGGCGCGCTGGCCGGGTTCACCCGGCAGTTGGTCCGCAAGGCGGGCCGGGACGCGGTCTGCGTGGGGGCCGGGGCGGCGTTCTCCGGAACGGTCCGCAGGGCCGACGGGACGATCCGGTACGGGCCCGACCTCGGCGCGAAGGACGTGTCCCTGGGCGACGCGCTGTCCCGGCGGCTGGCCCTCGGGCTGACCGTGGCGATCGGCAACGACGCCAACCTGGGCGCGCTGGCCGAGCATCAGCGCGGCGTCGGCGTCGGCTGTCCGGACCTGATCTACCTTCACGGCGACGTCGGGGTCGGCGGCGGGATCATCGTCGGCGGCCGGTTGCTGGAGGGCGCCGACGGGTACGGCGGCGAGGTCGGGCACATGGTGGTCAACCCGTCCGGGCGGCGCTGCGGCTGCGGCTCGCTGGGCTGTCTGGAGGCCGAGGTCGGCGAGCACGCCCTGCTGGAGCGGGCCGGGCGCGGCGGCGCCGGCCGGGTGGGCCGCGACGCGGTGCGCGCCGTGGTGGACGCCGCCGACCGGGGCGACGCCGCCGCGCGGGACGCGCTGCACCGGACGGGGGAGTGGCTGGGACTGGGGGTGGCCAATCTGGTCAACATCTTCAACCCCGGCATGGTGATCTTCGGGGGCACCCTGCGCGACATCTACCCGGCCTCCGCCGCCCAGGTGCGGAGCAGGCTGGCGACCTCGACGCCGGCGGCCCCTCGGGAGCGGGTGCGGCTGCGCACCGCCGAACTGGGCGACGACACCACGCTCGTCGGCGCGGCGGAGCTGGCCTTCGGCGAGGTCCTGGCCGACCCGCTGCAGGTGCTGGCCCGGCTGCGCACCGCGGTGCCGGACCCGAGCGGGACGACGGCCTGA